ATTTGCTGGGATGCGCCAGGACAGGCACGAACGGATGGCCTGGCGTGTGCCGCCGCCACTGCAAGGGAAACCGACCATGTTGCGAAACCTCTCCCCGTTGCTCTTCGTGACCGTGCTGGCTGCCTGTGCTGTTGATGTCGAGGAAGGCGGCCATGGAACGCCATCCTCTCAAGGACAAACGCTCCGCGAACCTGGGAACTGCGTCGGTGACTGTGGCGCGCTCACGACCTGTGGCGATGGTGTCTGTAACTACGGCGAGACGACCACGAGCTGTCCGTACGACTGCGGTAGCTCCCCGGGGACGGTGCTCGGCCGGTTCTCCCAGTGGTGCGGCAAGGTCAACAGCCACACGTCATCGAACGGGAGCTGGACTCCTGATTCGGACTGCTCTTCCGGCTGCAACATCGGCGGCGTGGGGTATTGCCAGAAGTTCTGGCCTGGCTCGACGGTCATCCGGCAGGTCCCGGTTTCTTCCAAGCCGACCTCCGCCTGGGCTACCGCCGGGTGTGGTCCCGTCAGTGATGAATGGGATGGCGATACGGAGTTCGAGTGCGTCGACGATACCGTCTATTGCGGCGACGGTGTTTGCAATGGTGGGGAGACGAGTTCGAGTTGCCCGGCCGACTGCGTGACGGTCCTCGGGCGCATCTCCCGCTGGTGCGGCAAGGTCAACAGCCACGCGTCCCCGAATGGGAGCTGGACTCCTGACTCGGACTGCTCATCCGGGTGCAACATCGGCGGCGTGGCGTACTGCCAGAAGTTCTGGCCCGCCGCTTCGGGCATCCGGCAGGTCCCGGTTTCCTCCAAGCTGACCTCCGCCTGGGCAACGGCCGGGTGTGGTCCCGTCAGTGATGAATGGGACGGTGACGACGAGTTCGAATGCCTGGATTGAGGTGAGCCAGGCCCTGGGCTGGTGCCTTGGTGTGATGTCGCGCGCTCCCGCCATGCCTACCTCTGGCGGGAGCACTCGAAGGGGGAGCCGCCATGGACATCATCGACCTCATTGACCGGACCCGCGACAGCATCTCCGCGCGCAGCGTCTTCGGCCAACCCATCCAGCAGGGGGACGTCACCGTGATTCCCGTCGCGCGCGTGAGGGGCGGTGGGGGCGGCGGTGGAGGCGAGGGCCCGGTTCCCGAGGGTAACGCGAAGGAAGGCACGGGCCGTGGGGAGGGCACGGGCTTCGGGCTGAGCGCGCGCCCGGCGGGCGCCTTCGTCATCCGCGGAGACAGGGTGTCATGGCTGCCTGTCGTGGAGCCCGCTCGCATCATTCTCGGCCTGCAGCTCCTGGCTGGCATCGCCCTGCTCAGTCGGGCCGCGGCATCTCGGGGACGCCGCGGCTCGCGTCACGGACGTACAGCCATTCGCTTCTAGCGCAGCGCCGCGAGGGCCGCGCTGACCTTCGCCACCGTCACCGACACGGGCGTCGTGACCTCCGGAGCGAAGATGGCCACGCGCAGCTCCTCGAACGCCCACCGCAACTCCTGCGCCGCCTCCTGGTCACGCGCGGTGGCGCCCTTGGCGAGGAAGGACTCCCACAGGGGGAGGAAGGGCGCGGCCTTTCCCGCGTCCTTGCTGGGGTTCGCTACCGCGCGCGACAGCCGTGCCTGGGCCGCGCGGAGGTAGCGTGGGTAGTGCAGCAGTCGCCCGAGCGGAATCCACTCGATGAGGTTCGCGGGGAACAGGTGCCCGAGCTGCGAGCGGATGTCCCGCACGGCCGCCGCGCCGCTCTGCCCCTTGGAGGCTGCCTTGAGGGCCGCGAGTGTCTGAGCGAGCTCCGCGGAGGTGACAATGACGGCGTTCGCCCAGTCCCGGGCCGCCTGCTCGATGCGCGGTGAGCCCTCACGGATCAGCGCCTCGAAGGCCGCCTTCGTGCGGGGAAGCGGCGCACCCGGTGCGAGCTTGAACGCATCATCGACGCCGCGTGCGAGGACGAGCGTCCGGAAGGCGTCGGCCTTGCCCCTCGCGGGCGGCGCGCCGTCCAGGGTCGGGAAGGGCGGCGGCATGCGCGCGGCGCTGACGGCCACGTGTCCGCGCGCGGCGAGCATCAGGAGCCGGCGGACCCCCGTGCGCGAGGCCGCTTCGGCGGCGGCGGAGGTCTCGAGCAGCGTCAGGTCCACGGCCGCGCCCCGGTCCACGAGCGCGGGGTAGGTGCGGACCTCCAGCCCGCCCACCCGCCGGGTGACCACGGGGGGCAGCTCTCCGAAGGTCCAGGCTGTCAGCCCCTTTCGCTCCCAGTCCGAAGTCGGCGCCACGCTGCGCAGCGCCGCGCGTGCATGGCCACCGTACTGTTCGAGCAGCGCGTCGGCGTCGCGGCTCTTCGCGAGCTCCTTCCCCCGCTCGTCGAGCACCCGGAGCGTGATGCGCAGGTACGGCACCACGGCGTCCGCCCGGAAGGACTCCTCGGGCACTTCCACGCCGCACAGCCGGGACACCGCACGCGCGAGCGCTGGAATCATCGGCCCGCGGAAGGGCACCAGTTCCTTCTCGAGACGGTCGACCAGCTCCGGCACCGGCCCCAGCTGCTTTCGCTGGGCGCGGGGGATCTGCTCAAGCAGGGCGGTGAGCTTCTCCCGCTGCCACCCGGGGATGGTCCAATCGAGTTCACCCGGGACCAGCTGGGCGAGCAGCAGCAGCGGCACGCTCACGGTGATGCCGTCGTCCTCTGCCGAAGGGTCGAAGGTGTACGTCACCGGCACGGACGCGCCATGCAGGGTGATGTTGTCCGGATAGTGCGCCGGGGACAGGCCCGGGTCGTGCGAGAGGGCGTCCTCCATCGAGAGGACGAGCACGTCGGGGTCGGCCGCCTCGGCCTTGCGGCGCCAGACCTCGAAGCCTGCTCCGTCCGTCACGTCCGCCGGGACGCGCTGGTCGAAGAACGTCAGCAGCGCCTCGCTGTCGAGCAGCTCGCTGCGCCGGGCCTTGTCCCGCAGGCGCGCCACGCGATCGAGCACCTGTTGGTTCTTCTCCTGGAATGCCCCCCGGGTGCGGTACTCGCCGCGCACCAGGGCGTGCTCGAGGAACATCAGCCGCGCCCGGGCGGGATCCATGCTGGCCAGGGCCACGGGGCGCTCCTTGAAGACCTGAAGCCCGAAGAGGGTCGCGCTCTCCTTCACGATGGCGCGCGAGGACTTCTCCGACCAGTGTGGGTCGGAGTGGCTGCGCTTGAGCAGGTGGGGGGCCGCCAGGGCGAGCCACTCCGGGTCGAGCTTCGCCACGGTGCGCGCGAACAGCTGGGTCGTCTCCACGAGCTCGAACGCCATCACCCAGGCAGGGGGCTTCTTCGAGAGCGCCGACGAGGGGTGGACCATGAAGCGCGTCTGCTTCGCGCCCGTGTAGTGGCGCTGCTCCGGATTCCACTGGCCGATGCGGGACAGGAGCCCGGTGAGGAGCGCCTGGTGCAGCATGTCCCCTCGCGCCGGGGCGCCCCGGCCCTTGCGCGGCAGGCGCAGCTCGCGGACGGTCTCCTCCAACTGGCGCTGGACGTCCCGCCACTCGCGCACCCGAAGGAAGGACAGGAAGTTGTCCCGGCACACGCGCCGCAGATGGGACGTTCCGCGTTCCTCGGCCTCGCGCACGAACGCCCACAGCTTGAGCAGCCCCGCGAAGTCCGAGTGCTCGTCGCGGAAGCGCCGGTGCGACTCGTCCGCCTTCTGCGCGAGCTCCCGGGGCCGCTCGCGCGGGTCCTGCAGGTTGAGCGCCGCGGCGACGATGAGAACCTCCTCCAGGCACCCGTACTCGGCGCCCGCGAGGATCATCCGCGCGATGCGCGGGTCCACCGGGAAGCGCGAGAGCTGGTGCCCGAGCGGCGTCAAGGTGCGCTCCTTGCCCTCGATGGCCCCGAGCTCCTCGAGCACCCGCCAGCCCTCGGCGATGGCCCGCGATTGGGGCGGGTCGAGGAAGGGGAAGTCCTCGAGGTCACCGAGGCCAAGAGACTTCATCCGCAGGATGACCCCCGCGAGCCCGGTGCGCTTGATCTCCGGGTCGGTGAAGGCGGGCCGCGTGGTGAAGCTCACCTCGTCGTAGAGGCGCACGCAGATGCCCTCGCGCACGCGTCCGCAGCGCCCCTTGCGCTGGTCGGCGCTGGCCTGGGAGACCGGCTCGATGTGCAGGCGCGTGGTGCCCGAGCGGGGTTCATAGCGCGACAGGCGCGCCACCCCCGTGTCCACGACGTACACGATGCCCGGGATGGTGACCGACGTCTCCGCGACGTTGGTGGCGAGGATGACGCGGCGCTGGGGGATGGTGGCGAAGACACGCGACTGCTCGGAGGCCGACAGGCGCGCATACAGGGGCTGCACCACCGTGCCGCGAAGCTCGCGCGCGTTGAGGGCATTCTCGGCCTCGCGGATCTCCCGCTCGCCGGGGAGGAACACGAGGACGTCCCCGTTCGGGTCGAGCGAAATGACGTTCGCCACCGAATCGGCCACGGCGTCGGCGAGCTCGGAGTCCTCGGCGGGCGGCTCGTAGAGCACATCCACGGGAAAGGTCCGGCCCTCCACCTGGATGACCGGAGCCCCGCCGAAGAACTGCGAGAAGCGCTCGGTCTCGATGGTGGCCGAGCTCACCACCACCTTGAGGTCGGGGCGTCTGGGGAGGATGCGCTTGAGCCACCCGAGCAGGAAGTCGATGGTGAGGCTGCGCTCGTGGGCCTCGTCGAGCACGATGGTGTCGTAGCGCTTCAGGAGCGGATCGCCGTGGATCTGCGCGAGCAGGACGCCGTCGGTCATGAACTTCACGGCCGTCTGCCGGGTCGAGCGGTCCTCGAAGCGGATCTGGTAGCCGACGTCCGTGCCCAGCTCCGTGCCAATCTCGCGTGCCACGCGCGCCGCCACGCTCGTCGCGGCGATACGCCGGGGCTGGGTGACGCCAATCTGGCGCGGGCGGCCGCGCCCCATGGCGAGCAAAATCTTCGGCAGCTGCGTCGTCTTCCCCGAGCCGGTGGCCCCCGCGACGATGACCACCTGATGGGCGGAGATGGCCGCGGTGATGTCCTCCACCCGGCTCGAGATGGGGAGCTCGGGGGGGAAGCGCAGGGTGGGCAGGCCGCCGGGGGAGGGGACGGGTGATTCGCCGGACATGGCGGTATGGACTAGCACTGAAGCGCGCGCTTCGCCCCTGACGAATCGTGTGGAAGCCTGCTCGGCGGGCGTTCTCGGGGGGATTCCCCCTGCGGGCCCGTACGCACCTGGATGCGAACCGTGGGAGTGACGCTCTGCGGAGGGATGCACTGAACGCGAGCCAGGCCGTATCATCGTCGCGTGATGAACCCGCGCACGCTCACCGACCTGATGGCCGAGGTAGCCGGCCGCGCCCACGAGTGGTCAACGCCCCAAGACCTCGGCTGCGATCGCGTGACGGTCGCGGCCGCCTGGCTGGCGAGCGACGATCCGGTAGCGATGCTGTTCCTGCTCGCCGCGGTTCATCCCCGACGCGAAGTGGAGATGTGCATCAAACTGGCGACCGAGATGTCGTTCTTCGAACCCATGCGGGACGAGGCACACACGATGAGTCGCCGCCTCCCCGGCATGAACTTCAATGGTCGGTCTCCGTTCTACTTCATGGCTCTCTACCAGCGGCTGAGCGCCGCCTTGCAGTGGATTGAGGACACCGAGCGAGCGCAGCTGGAGCACAAGCTCGCCACCGCGATCCGCGTCGTCGTCCCCGATCCGTTCACGTTCGGCGGACCCGCCGCATAGGGCCGGGGATGAACAAGCGATCGCCGAAGCCCTCTCGGCTCGGCGGTATCCGTCCTGCAGGAGCGCGTTGAGGCGTGGTGGTGGCTGGGCCGACAGGCCCTTCCTGGGTTCCTCCGACCGAGGACGCAGGGCTGCGGCTCATTGCTGGTGTCGACTTCAATACGCACGTCGTCCTGATCTCCTTCATAATCGACGGGAGCAGATGGGGATCAGTCATCAAGGGCGTTGTCAGCATGGCATTGCTCCGTGCCCCCATTGCCCGGTCCCCTGACTGTGACGCTGACGCTTTGCGTGTTCGCTGCGCAGGAGGCGGCATTCGCCTCGGGCACCTACCGCCCGAGCACCGCATCATCTTGACCGGCACGGAGTCCGCATTTAACGCTACGCGGACTGTGCGGTGCCCCGTCGTGCTCAAGCACATCACGTCCCTCCCTTTGCCATGTGCCTGTCCGCGCCGTAGGTGGCGCTGCGGGACCCCGCGCACGTGCCACCGAAGTGGGCATGGGAGCAGCGGGCGAGGAGGGGCAGGTAGTTCGCATGGGTGAGCCGATGCATGTTCCACCCGTAGATCCAGCTGCGCAGTGACCGCGCATTGAGAGAAAGGCGGCTCGCAGGGATGAGCTGCTGCCATTGCCATACACCTTGGTGCACTACCAGCCGGAACTCCGAGACCTCCCAACGCTTTCGCGCCTCAGTAGCGCGCCTTGTGAAGCGCGTTGGCGCAGCCTGGATACGTAGTCATCGACAAGTCTGCCCCCACCCGAACCACTGCGGTCGTGTGCCAAAATCGCGTCAAGCGACTGGCGCCGCCAGAGTCAGTGCGCGTGAGCTTGATTAGGAGTATCAGGTCCGCCTGCTGCGCGGTCAGCACCTTGCGGACAAAAGCCGATCGACAGCACATGCGGGCACCGGTCATGCGCCTACCTTCACCATGATCGGGAAGCTGGCACCATGCCTCGACTCGCACGACCTGCACGCCTGACGCTTCGATCCAACGGCTACCGAACTCATCGGCGGGCTGCAGCGCGCCAAAGGCGATTATGTCGTCCGATGGGCGCGCACGCTGGGCCGCGCCGAGCACGCCCAGCGCGTCCGCCTCGTCGATGCCGCCTTCGGCGTGGGAGTGCACAATCCACGGCACGAACGGATGTTGCGACAGGCTCGAGTTGTCCTCTTCGAGTGTATACGGAAGGTGCGCTCGGAAGGGGGCCTCCCGTGCCAACTCCACTGCGGCCTGATCGGCTTTCGCGGAAGGAATGAGGGCGGACTGAATTTCGATTTCGATACCTTCCACCGAGTGCCAATTGCCGTCGATGACCAGCCACTCGCCGACATTGGCCTCGATCCCGAGCAAGGAACGCAGTTTCGCCGGATCGGCCGTCATGCCCACTCCGTCCTCAGCCAGTTCCCGCAGGGTGACGCGGGTAACCACTGGCTGCCACTCGGTGCCATCGGCGAGCCACAGCCCATCGGCGCGGGTCAGTACCCGCCCCCGGATCCACGCATGCCACGGGTTTCCGTTGTCGTAGCGCCGTCGCGTGACCGGATGCTGGGGCAGGAATTGTCCGGCCACTGCATGTAGAGCGTGCCAGCACAGTTGCTCCCCATAGGTATGGTGTTGGTCGGTGATCGCTCCCCGACCCTCACGGCGGTGGCCGGAGCGTCCGCCCAACTCGTGCATGTGGGTGATGTGGCGGTCGTGCTGCCGTACCCACGCCGTCATCGCATCGTGCGTGTCCCACAGTGTGCGATCAAACAGCGCGCTCAACTGGGACACATCGGATTTGTCGAAGTCGTATTCGAAGTGCAGTTCCGGCTCGGGCGTCGGCCGGTCCGCCGGGCGCGATTCGTAGACTGACCCGCCGTTATACCCTTGGGTGACCTGCAGCGCGAACGGGGATCGATTGACCTGCACTAAGGACTTGCGCAAGACCGGCGGCAATTGCACCTGTCCCGTGTCTTGGCAAGCGAGCAGTGCCGCCCTCGCGAAGTGCTGCCGGAGCACGTGCGGATCGGCGGTATCGAGGGCCGTGCGTTCAAGGAAAGCGCGATGCGCAGCGACAGCCTGTGGCGCCTCCATCGCGATGCGGGCCAAGGCGATCAGCAGCCACAGTTGCGCGTGGAGGTAATAGAATGGCAATTCGGGTGCGCCAAACGCGCCAGCGTCGCGCTCATCAAACCGGGCTACGACGGCATTGAGCACATCGGAGCGGCCCAGGCGCACTGCAGTGCGCAGGCTGTGCGCGGCCATCCAACGGCGCTCAGCGTGCCCCGAGCCCAGGGCAAACCAAATCAGGCCTGCGGTCACCTGCAGCGAATCGTCCGGGGGATAAAGCCGTTCGTTCCACGCCCCGTCCGCCACTAATGCCGCGAGCTTCGCCGCACCACTGGCGAGTAATCGGGTCAACGCCGCCTGCCCGACACCGGGGGCGGAGTTAGTGTTGAAGGCTGCCGCGAAACTCAGCCACACCGCCGCTGGCACGTCGGTGCCCGGCCTGGAATACTGGTGCAGCAACGCGAGTGTAAGCGCGTGCTCATCCACGCCGGTGAGCTTGGTCATGCGCTTAAGCTGCCAAGTTGACAAGTATCCGGAGGGCACGAAGTCATCTGCATTCTCGCGCACAATCCAGTCTGCGGCAGCAGCAAGGGCTTTGGGCACGGCCGCCGACGCAGCCGACCAAGCCTCTTGGCAGGCCTCAAGTTCGTGCGCCTTTGCGTAAAGATCGAGGGAGGGTTGGCGCGCGATGAGTTCGATATAGCGAGGCCAATCCGCGAACAAGACCTTGGCGCGTAACAATTCCAATAGCTTGACGTCGGGACGTCCCCAGCCAGTCTCGCCCTCCAGCGCATCAATGGCATAGGCCAGGGACAGTTCGTCCAGAGGGTTGGTGTTGTGCGCCAAGGCGGCGACTACGGCCGCCCTGGCCTCCGCGACGGCCTCTTGCTCCTCCGGGTCGACGCTGGGCGAAGACGGCCGCCAGTTGTTGAGTTCGTTGTAGTCGTGGGTCGTCGCATCGATCGACGCCGCAGCCGCCGAAAGATTGGCGGCGTGCGCCGACTCTTCGCCCAACACGCGCGAAGCCCACTGCGCCAGCGCTCGTGGGGCTTGAGAGCCGAACGTCGAGGGATTGTTGTGTTGGTACTGTTCGATCAGCTCTGTGACGATGGCCGGCGAGGCGCCGCGTGCCTCCAGCGCCTCGACGAACTGCTCGGTGCCACAGGACCACAGTTCGACCGGGTTGGATACTCGCAACATCGTCAGCGCGATCGTCGGATCGATCTGATGGTTGTCCAGCAGCGGCTTCAAGTACGGAAGCAGCGTATATTCGAGTGAGATGCGATCGCGGTCTTCCCACCGGGTCAGACGGGCCATGCCCTTTACCCCCGAGGTTTTGGCCAGAGCCGCCCCGTAGCTAGCCCAATCGAACTTGTGGGCTTCCCCCAGGTTTAGGTCGCAGATGTTTGAGAGCGTGTGGCTGTCTGCGTCGGGAAGCCCAGTGCCCTGTAATGTGCGGGAAAAATGCATCAACTCGCTGACGAACTCCCAGTCGCCCGAACCAATTGCATCCATCTGCTCTAGGCCCTGCAAGAAGTAGGAGCTGGCCTCGCTCCCGCTGGCACGACCCATCGCCCGGGCCAAGTGGGCAAATAGCGTCGCCCGCTGTACCACATCGTCCTCGCGCTCGATCGCTTGGCGCGCCTTGATCGCCGTCTGACCGGCCAGCACGTGGTGGCGAGCGCGTGCGGCCAGAATTTCGGCAATTTCAACAAGGGTGCCTGCGGTGGTGACACCGGGCGCGCTCACCGTTTCGACGAACTGAGTGATCTCCTCGGCCGCGAAGTCCGGATTGACCGCGAGCGCGAGAGTGATTAGGCGCTCGCCGATCGCATCGTGCTGACGTTGTGCTGCGGTGCCTCCGGAGTAGTAGTCGTTCTGGACGCGCAGTTCACACCAGACCTCGATGAGGGGCTTGAGCCGCCCTGCCGCCTGGCTAGAGCTCGGCTTTACCGCGTGGGTGAAGGCGGTTGCGATGCGCAGCAAGGAGGACAGGCGGCCGTCGAGAAATCGCTCAGCGGAGGATTTGGTCTCGTAACTTAGTGACTCGGCTGAATCGGCCTCGGTACCCTTCTTCACGCTCGCCTGCAGGGCCTGTTTGAGCGCATCGCGGTAGGGCTGACCGTTAAGGCTTGGCGGCAGGGACGCACTAATCTTCGCCAGTTCGGCCGGCAGCAGATCGCGCTCTTCGGGTGCCCGGCTTTGCGCCAGGGCCTTAAGGACCTGGATCGCCACGTACGGATAGACGTCACCGAACGAATATTGAGCCATGAACGTGTACAGCGCCGGCGTCGGCAGGCTGATCGAGGCCGCGATCGCGCTCGACTCGGCGTACAGACCGCGCACTGCGGCCACCGTGGCGGCCCGAAGCATGCCCATGAGGATCGGGCGCTCCTGAGGTCGATGGTGCGCCTCGCCGCAATCCACTGTCTCGCCGCGAGCCGCAAGATCGGAAATCAGCTCGCGCTGCAGATCTTCATCCCCGTCGGCGTAGGCCACGGCGGCAGCCAGCACGCTGGGCTTGGCGAGCGTAGGCGTCAGCAGCTCGCGAACGGCCTGTGGAGAGATAAGCCCTTTCGCTGCGCCTGCGCGCGTGAGTGCAAAGCACTGCACCGCGACCTCGTAGGCGTACCAATCTCGCCATCCGTTCAGTTCGCGAGCGGCGCCCTTACCATCCCCGCGCGCTAGCAAGCATAAGGGAATGGCGGCCATGTCAATGGCCGTGGGACGCTCTTGCTGGAAGCGAGGGTCTTCGGCCTGCTCGAAGTAGTGATTCCGCCACTCGACCAGTCGCTGGGCATGCCGGTGCGCATCGGCCATGTCACCAGCCAGCACGTGCGCGATCGCTAGACGCGCATGGCGTGACCCCGGCCAAGCGGTGCGTGCTTCGAACATCCGGCGCAGCGCGTGGATATCGTCCATGGCCACAGTCAAGTCGGGATGATCGAGCAAATAGGTCGTGCCCCGTTGATTGATCGCGGCAAGGGTCGACAACTCCACCAGCAGCGGCACCAGCCGGTCGCTGTCATCGTGGGTGGCTGCAAACGCGACAGCAGCGCGCAGCCGCGCCTGCCGGATCGCCTGCTTTCCTGCCGCACTGGCGATCGAGGTCGGCATGCGCGGATCGAAGGCCAAGTCGAACAGTTGGTCGCCATCGCCCAACTGCTTGAGCAGGTCGGGCAAGGTCGTCGCGGCGTACAGCGAGCGCTCCTGCATAGCCAGCAGGTTCTTCGCCAACGCGCGCAGCGCGGCCTTGTCGGCCCCGTAGGTTTCACGAATCAGCGTTTCAGTCGGCTCGTCGCGGAACATGATCCCGTGCTTGGTGTGCTCCAGTAGGTCGGCCAGGTCGGAGGCAAAACTGTTGGCCGCGCCCTCAGACAGGCCATTGGCCTCGGCGAACTCCTGAATCGGCACCGGGGGTGGTAAGGTCGCCAAGCCCCCTAGGAACGCGTGGATCGTGCCGTCGCGGTAGCCTTGCTTTTCCGCATCGCGCAAGGCGTCCTGAATTTTCTTTCGCAGCAGGTCATCGAGATGAATGACCTTGTTGACTTCGGACTGTGCGAGCAAGTCGGCGCCTTCCTTGGCCAGATGTTCAAGGATGCGTCCATTGCCTCGCGAACGCGACTGGGCCACCAGCAAGCGGGCTTCCGTCAACCGATTCACCCGCGGGCGCAAGAACTCGCGGGACTCCTCGATGCTGAAGGGCAGCAGCTCCAGTTCGGAGCAGTCAACGCCGCCCGTCGCAGCGGCCCGGCGATGGCTGCGCGCGCTGACCACCAGCTGCATGCCGGCAATGCGTCCGGCCGTGGCCAGTTCGCGCAGCAACAGGAGCGGGAACGAGGTTTCGTCTTGCGCCGAGGCGTGCTCCCCAGCGTTATCGATCGCATCAAGCAGCAGGATAAGTTGGCGGTCCCGGGTGCTGCGGGCGCCGGTCTCCGCCGCCTGAGTTAATCGCGAGCGCACCGTCCGGATGAGGTCATTGTCGTTGTAGGTCCCGGGGAGCAGAGGATCGCACAAACCGCGGCACGCCAGCCGATTGACAATGTGCAGCAGGCCACGCCCTGGCAGGTGCCGCGCGTCGCTCGGCGCCCGATACTGACCCATGCCAAAGCAATCGAACAACACGACCTCGTGCGCGGACTCGAGCTGGCGCGCGAGAGAACAGAGGAAGACCGTCTTGCCCACGCCGCCATCGGCGTGGATCATCAGCGGCCGATCTAGGGCTGGGATCATCGTTGCCGTGTCCGCCAACTGTTCACGGGCCACGACCGCCCCTACGTCTGGGAAGCTCGTTGGACACGGCAGCAGGTCGTCCTCGTGACCGATCTCAAACGCCGCCAATAAATCAGTACGCGAAATGACATTGCGTTGTTCGCTCGCGAGGCTGGCCTTGTCGCGGGCCAGTTGGCGGATCTCGTTGAGCCACAGGCGTGCCTGGGAATCTCGCGCGGCCGTCCAGTCGGACAGAGCCGCCGCCAAGTCGCGCTTGCTCGCTTGCAGATCGCCGGTCAAACCGGTGAACTGGATCCGACGGGCGAACTCGACCAACTCCTTTCCGTGGAGGCGTGCCGCCGCCTGGAACTGCTTGGCCTGGGCGGCAGCGGCTCCGCTCGGTGCGGTGCCCGCCGCCAGCTTCTGCACCGCGTGTTCGAGTTCGGCCAGAATCGGGCGATTGGTGACCAGCTCGAAGCGAAGCTTTGCGCGAGTTTTGGTGACACCATGCTTGCGAAGGTGAGCGCGGTAGGTGTTCGCAAACTTCTCGATGGTCTTCTTGGCATCCGCGACGCGAAAGGGCTTGAGTTCGGCCGCCTTCGAATACTTCACTTGGACGACGACGACCCGGGTCGCTTGCACAAAGGACGCCTGTCGACCGTAGTACAAGACGGCGTCTGCGATTTCGGTGGCGTCCTTGGACACTTCATCGTCGGCGGAGAAACCTTCGATGGCGACGCCCACCAAGCCGTACTGGGGCAGCAGCATGCCCAGGCATTTTCGAGCGACCCACGCCTCGTGATACTCATGGCCGTCCCGGGAAGCTCTGACGCTGTCAACGCGAGTGTGATTTTTTGCCACTACTCATCCTTGGAAATGAAAGCTGATACTGCGCTCGGACTATCCGACCACGCAATTTAGATTCGAGGAGGTGCGTGTCGCTCTACCTGCGACGGCCAGCCGATGCGCGAGCGCGGTCGCGCGATGTGCGCTCGTGCTGGGAGGCAGGTGCCATCCTGACGCATTTAGTGTATGGGAGGGTTCCATGAGCACAGGTCGTGTCATGGGATTGGCGGCGCGTGGCGTCCTGCTGGCGGTGTGGGGCTGTGTCCTCGGCGTGTCGTGTGTG
The sequence above is drawn from the Corallococcus sp. NCRR genome and encodes:
- a CDS encoding NACHT domain-containing protein; amino-acid sequence: MLLPQYGLVGVAIEGFSADDEVSKDATEIADAVLYYGRQASFVQATRVVVVQVKYSKAAELKPFRVADAKKTIEKFANTYRAHLRKHGVTKTRAKLRFELVTNRPILAELEHAVQKLAAGTAPSGAAAAQAKQFQAAARLHGKELVEFARRIQFTGLTGDLQASKRDLAAALSDWTAARDSQARLWLNEIRQLARDKASLASEQRNVISRTDLLAAFEIGHEDDLLPCPTSFPDVGAVVAREQLADTATMIPALDRPLMIHADGGVGKTVFLCSLARQLESAHEVVLFDCFGMGQYRAPSDARHLPGRGLLHIVNRLACRGLCDPLLPGTYNDNDLIRTVRSRLTQAAETGARSTRDRQLILLLDAIDNAGEHASAQDETSFPLLLLRELATAGRIAGMQLVVSARSHRRAAATGGVDCSELELLPFSIEESREFLRPRVNRLTEARLLVAQSRSRGNGRILEHLAKEGADLLAQSEVNKVIHLDDLLRKKIQDALRDAEKQGYRDGTIHAFLGGLATLPPPVPIQEFAEANGLSEGAANSFASDLADLLEHTKHGIMFRDEPTETLIRETYGADKAALRALAKNLLAMQERSLYAATTLPDLLKQLGDGDQLFDLAFDPRMPTSIASAAGKQAIRQARLRAAVAFAATHDDSDRLVPLLVELSTLAAINQRGTTYLLDHPDLTVAMDDIHALRRMFEARTAWPGSRHARLAIAHVLAGDMADAHRHAQRLVEWRNHYFEQAEDPRFQQERPTAIDMAAIPLCLLARGDGKGAARELNGWRDWYAYEVAVQCFALTRAGAAKGLISPQAVRELLTPTLAKPSVLAAAVAYADGDEDLQRELISDLAARGETVDCGEAHHRPQERPILMGMLRAATVAAVRGLYAESSAIAASISLPTPALYTFMAQYSFGDVYPYVAIQVLKALAQSRAPEERDLLPAELAKISASLPPSLNGQPYRDALKQALQASVKKGTEADSAESLSYETKSSAERFLDGRLSSLLRIATAFTHAVKPSSSQAAGRLKPLIEVWCELRVQNDYYSGGTAAQRQHDAIGERLITLALAVNPDFAAEEITQFVETVSAPGVTTAGTLVEIAEILAARARHHVLAGQTAIKARQAIEREDDVVQRATLFAHLARAMGRASGSEASSYFLQGLEQMDAIGSGDWEFVSELMHFSRTLQGTGLPDADSHTLSNICDLNLGEAHKFDWASYGAALAKTSGVKGMARLTRWEDRDRISLEYTLLPYLKPLLDNHQIDPTIALTMLRVSNPVELWSCGTEQFVEALEARGASPAIVTELIEQYQHNNPSTFGSQAPRALAQWASRVLGEESAHAANLSAAAASIDATTHDYNELNNWRPSSPSVDPEEQEAVAEARAAVVAALAHNTNPLDELSLAYAIDALEGETGWGRPDVKLLELLRAKVLFADWPRYIELIARQPSLDLYAKAHELEACQEAWSAASAAVPKALAAAADWIVRENADDFVPSGYLSTWQLKRMTKLTGVDEHALTLALLHQYSRPGTDVPAAVWLSFAAAFNTNSAPGVGQAALTRLLASGAAKLAALVADGAWNERLYPPDDSLQVTAGLIWFALGSGHAERRWMAAHSLRTAVRLGRSDVLNAVVARFDERDAGAFGAPELPFYYLHAQLWLLIALARIAMEAPQAVAAHRAFLERTALDTADPHVLRQHFARAALLACQDTGQVQLPPVLRKSLVQVNRSPFALQVTQGYNGGSVYESRPADRPTPEPELHFEYDFDKSDVSQLSALFDRTLWDTHDAMTAWVRQHDRHITHMHELGGRSGHRREGRGAITDQHHTYGEQLCWHALHAVAGQFLPQHPVTRRRYDNGNPWHAWIRGRVLTRADGLWLADGTEWQPVVTRVTLRELAEDGVGMTADPAKLRSLLGIEANVGEWLVIDGNWHSVEGIEIEIQSALIPSAKADQAAVELAREAPFRAHLPYTLEEDNSSLSQHPFVPWIVHSHAEGGIDEADALGVLGAAQRARPSDDIIAFGALQPADEFGSRWIEASGVQVVRVEAWCQLPDHGEGRRMTGARMCCRSAFVRKVLTAQQADLILLIKLTRTDSGGASRLTRFWHTTAVVRVGADLSMTTYPGCANALHKARY